CCGTCGCAGATTCAGGCGGCGGTGCAGCTCAGGTTCGGAAGCATGCGGGAACTCCTTGTCATGGGCCTCGGCCTTTGCCTGCTTCTCGGCCTTGGCCTTCGCCGCAGCTTCATCCTTGGCCGCCTTGGCTGCCTTCGCTTCCGGACTCGCCGGGTCGAGGAGTGCGGCATTGAAGTCCGAGCCCTCCTTGGCAATCCCCAAGTCGTGCTTGATCCCCCGGATGGCCTCCTCCGGAACCAGCGGCATGGCCTTCTTGAATTTCCGGACGCCGATCAGGGCACCGATCAAGGCAACGAGCAGGAAGGCTGCGCTGACCAGCAGCGCTGCCAGCCACGCCGGCATGACAGTGGCGAGACCCATGATCGCTGCAACGATCAGCCCCACGACCAGGAAGACGGCAAAAATAAGGGCGACGGCGAAGAAAGCCGCAGCCACACCGAGCTGGATGCCCTTGCGCTTGATCTCGACCTTGGCGAGGGCGATCTCGTCATTAAGCTGGCGAGGGGCCAGCCGGAAAAGGAGTTTAAGCGTCCTGGGCAGCGCGGTGATGCGCAGCCCCTGGCTGGTCCGCCCGCTGTGACGTCCGCTCATCGGTTCCGCCTTACTGGTTACATGGTCGATTCGGCTTACGTGTCTGCGGAGAGTGTGCTGTACAGTCCCCGCCACAAAGCTATCATTCAGGTTCAGGCCGAACTTCGGGGCTTACCGTGCGGCGTGCCCTCCAACGCTGTAAATGAAAACTGTTCCGGGCCTAGGATTGTTCTCCGTGACCAATTCCCCCAATCCGGGCGATTTACTGAGCCGCCGCCGGAAACTTCTGTACATCCTCCTGCTTGGCGCCCTTACCGCCCTGGGCCCCTTTACGATCGACCTGTACCTCCCTGCGTTTCCCGCTCTGGAAACCAGCCTGGGCGTAACCGAGGCGCAGGTGCAGCTGACCCTGGCCGGCACCACAGTCGGCTTCGCCCTGGGCCAGTTGGTGGTGGGTCCCTTCAGCGACAAGTTCGGCCGGCGGGGACCCCTGATCCTGGCCACGGCCGTGCATATCATCGCTTCGGTGGGCGCCGCGCTCTCCACCGATATTGCCACCCTGGGACTGTTCCGGATTCTGATGGGCGTGGGCGCGGCCGGCGGCGGGGTGGTTGCCATGGCCATGGTCCGGGACCTCTTCTCCGGGTATGCGATGGTCCGGATGTTCTCGCGGATGGCACTCGTGAACGGCCTGGCTCCGATCCTGGCCCCGGTCATCGGCTCGCAGCTTCTCCTGGTGATGCCTTGGCCCGGCATCTTTGTGTTCCTCGCCTCGTACGCCGCACTGGTGATCGTGGCCGCGCTCTTCCTGGTCCGCGAAACCCTGCCCCCGGAAAAGCGCGGCCAGTCAGGCATGACCGCCCGGCAGCGGTACACGGTCCTCTTCACCGACCGGATCTTCGTCGGGCTCCTGCTGCTGGGCGGGATGAACTTCGCCGGCCTGTTCACGTACCTTTCCGCATCGCCGTTCCTCTTCCAGGACGTTTTCGGCTTCTCACCCCAGCAGTACGGCCTCCTGTTCGGCATCAACTCGCTGGGCATCGTCGCCGGGGTGCAGACAAGCGCGAGGCTGATCAGACGTGTACCGCCGCAATGGATCCTTGCCGGTTCCACCGCATGGATGTTCCTGATGGCTGTGCTGATCGTGATCTTCGACCAGCTGGGCCTGGGGTTATGGGGCGTCATGGTGCCGCTATGGTTCTACATCCTGGGCACGGGCTTCACCTTTCCCTGCGTCCAGGTCCTGGCGCTGGCCAGCCACGGCGCACAAGCCGGAACTGCGGCTTCCCTGCTGGGTGCCGCCACCTTCCTGATGGCCGGCCTCATATCTCCCGTGGTGGGGTGGCTGGGCATCCAGAGCGCCACTCCCATGGGTGCTGTGCAGGCCGCCTGCATCCTGCTCTCGATCAGTGCCCTGTGGCTCGTGGTTAAGCCCCGCACTGTCCCGTCAATTCATTAGGCCCGTCAATTCATTAGGCCCATCCGTCATTAGGCCGTCCATTCACTAGGGTGGAACGATGAAACGCAAACCGCACCGGAACCGGCGGGGACTCTTCGTCGGGGCGGTGCTGGGCGCCGTCGTAGGCTATTTCGCCGGCCGCGCACTGGGCAGTCCCGGCATCGGGATCATCCTGGGGACGCTGGCAGGCTCGGCCCTGCTGTACCGGATCAACCCCGGCCCTTGGAACCTCCCCTGACCATCCTCCGGCCCTCTCCGGACCCGGCGCCGTTCCGGCCCTGGCGAAGCGCGCCACCCTGGCCGTTGCGCCCGGCTACCACTGCCGCCCGGGACCATTAGAGCGATAAAATGATTCCGTGCCCAGCTGGCAGGACCAACCGCCACTTCCGGCCACGTGGCAACGGTGCGACTCCGGCATTTTGCCTCTGTGGTGGGAGCGCCTGTGTGCCCAGACCGGTCAGCAGTCGGCTGCGCTCTACGCTGCGGGGCTGTTCACCGAAGACAGGCGGCGGCCTATCGCCCAATGGTTCAACCCCGCGTTCAATGCCGCACTCCTGGTAGCCCCGGAGACCTCGCCTGAGTGGCCAGTGCAGCGTTTCGGCATCTTCTACGCTCCACCGGACACCGGCTTCGTACGCGTGCACTCCGCACCCCACGAATGGCATCCCCGCGAGCCGCGCAAGTCGCCCACGGAGCGTGAGGCGTTCCTTGCAGCGATCGCCGAAGCCGAGCGCTTCCTGCAGGTGGAGATGGATTTCGTCTGACACGTCGCGCCCGACAAGCGGCGGCGGCCTCCCGAACAAGCACCGGCAACCAAAGCAAAGATCCCCGTCCTCACACTTGAGGACGGGGATCTTCGGGGTTTGCTCCTCCTGCTGGACTTGAACCAGCAACCCTTCGATTAACAGTCGAATGCTCTGCCAATTGAGCTAAGGAGGAATGAAGCAGGTATGACCTTAGCAAAGGTTCCACGGCTATGGGAAATCGGCGGCGGAACGGGAGTAAATACCCGCCTGGGGTATAAAAAAACCCCGTTCCGGACATCCGGAACGGGGGCTGCGCGCTCCTCCTGCTGGACTTGAACCAGCAACCCTTCGATTAACAGTCGAATGCTCTGCCAATTGAGCTAAGGAGGAATGAAGCGGCTACAAGCCTAGCAAGGCCCAGCGGGGATGTGAAATCGGAAGTGAATCGGGAACCAAAAGCGCGAGCTAAAAGCGGATCGCGGCCAGCGTCCTGCGGGAGTCCGCCGTCCCCTGCACAAGTCGTGTTCTATGCGTCGGACCGCAGTGCCCGGCGCTCCATTTCCAGAATCATCAGTTCCCGGTTCAACCGCTGGAACTCCTCAGGATCGGCCGCAGGGTCCAGCCGCTGCAACTGTCCCATCTTGTCCGCCTTCACCCGCGTGATCTGCAGCTCGAACAGCCGCGCCAGGATATCCCTGCAGTACTTCTGGACGGCCTCCTCG
Above is a window of Arthrobacter pascens DNA encoding:
- a CDS encoding phage holin family protein encodes the protein MSGRHSGRTSQGLRITALPRTLKLLFRLAPRQLNDEIALAKVEIKRKGIQLGVAAAFFAVALIFAVFLVVGLIVAAIMGLATVMPAWLAALLVSAAFLLVALIGALIGVRKFKKAMPLVPEEAIRGIKHDLGIAKEGSDFNAALLDPASPEAKAAKAAKDEAAAKAKAEKQAKAEAHDKEFPHASEPELHRRLNLRRRHLGEVRDELDTELDVKAQTQYVLGAAQDQLREGRLLVNRASAFAGQKIAAMKDASGESGPRWKPLAAFAAAATVFVVLLRKLLKDN
- a CDS encoding multidrug effflux MFS transporter, translating into MKTVPGLGLFSVTNSPNPGDLLSRRRKLLYILLLGALTALGPFTIDLYLPAFPALETSLGVTEAQVQLTLAGTTVGFALGQLVVGPFSDKFGRRGPLILATAVHIIASVGAALSTDIATLGLFRILMGVGAAGGGVVAMAMVRDLFSGYAMVRMFSRMALVNGLAPILAPVIGSQLLLVMPWPGIFVFLASYAALVIVAALFLVRETLPPEKRGQSGMTARQRYTVLFTDRIFVGLLLLGGMNFAGLFTYLSASPFLFQDVFGFSPQQYGLLFGINSLGIVAGVQTSARLIRRVPPQWILAGSTAWMFLMAVLIVIFDQLGLGLWGVMVPLWFYILGTGFTFPCVQVLALASHGAQAGTAASLLGAATFLMAGLISPVVGWLGIQSATPMGAVQAACILLSISALWLVVKPRTVPSIH